A portion of the Pseudomonas protegens CHA0 genome contains these proteins:
- a CDS encoding HD domain-containing protein, with the protein MNSELLSGRLDFLREAEKLKDVLRSAHTSSGRQESTAEHSWRLCLMALLFEDQLGDLDLLRVLKLCIVHDLGEAIHGDIPAVAQAAHPDKSQQERDDLQLLARALDAPAREHLLELWDEYEGAASNEARAVKALDKLETLLQHTQGQNPAGFDYRFNLGYGRRYTDASPLFQALRQQIDIDTQRCLDAQAQAAVQHRLR; encoded by the coding sequence ATGAACAGTGAACTTCTCAGTGGCCGCCTCGACTTTCTCCGTGAAGCGGAAAAACTCAAGGACGTGCTGCGCAGCGCCCACACCTCCAGCGGCCGCCAGGAAAGCACGGCCGAGCACAGCTGGCGCCTATGCCTGATGGCGCTGCTGTTCGAAGACCAACTGGGGGACCTGGACCTGCTGCGGGTGCTGAAACTGTGCATCGTCCACGACCTGGGGGAGGCCATTCACGGCGACATCCCGGCGGTGGCCCAGGCTGCCCACCCGGACAAGAGCCAGCAGGAGCGCGACGACCTGCAACTGCTGGCCCGAGCCCTGGACGCCCCGGCCCGCGAGCACCTGCTGGAGCTGTGGGACGAATACGAAGGCGCCGCCAGCAACGAGGCGCGCGCGGTCAAGGCCCTGGACAAGCTGGAAACCCTGCTGCAACACACCCAGGGCCAGAACCCGGCGGGTTTCGACTACCGCTTCAACCTCGGCTACGGCCGCCGCTACACCGACGCCAGCCCGCTGTTCCAAGCCCTGCGCCAGCAGATCGACATCGACACCCAGCGTTGCCTGGACGCCCAGGCTCAGGCCGCGGTTCAGCATCGGCTGCGCTAA
- the katG gene encoding catalase/peroxidase HPI translates to MSNESKCPFKHTAGEGTSNRDWWPGQLNLKILHQHSHLSDPMAEGFDYAAEFNSLDLAAVKRDLLALMTDSQPWWPADFGHYGPLFIRMAWHSAGTYRIADGRGGAGGGQQRFAPLNSWPDNVSLDKARRLIWPIKQKYGRKISWADLIILTGNVALESMGFKTFGFAGGRQDVWEPEDNVYWGSETTWLDDQRYSGDRELENPLGAVQMGLIYVNPEGPNGNPDPLAAARDIRETFARMAMDDEETVALIAGGHTFGKTHGAGPASHVGPEPEAAGLEEQGLGWKSSFGTGVGGDAITSGLEVIWTTTPTRWSNDFFDHLFGFEWELTTSPAGAHQWRPKAGAGADSVPDPHDPNKRRTPSMLTTDLSLRFDPAYEAISRRFREHPEQLADAFSRAWFKLTHRDMGPRARYLGPEVPAEELIWQDPIPAVNHPLIDAQDIQQLKGQILNSGLSVAQLVSTAWASASTFRGSDKRGGANGARIRLVPQKDWEVNQPQQLAQVLQGLEAIQSAFNSAQSTGKRVSLADLIVLGGCAAVELAANNAGYSISVPFAPGRMDASQEQTDVESFAVLEPVADGFRNYLKPVSGVTAEALLVDRAQLLTLTAPQLTVLLGGLRVLGANVGQSPHGVFTTRPQTLSNDFFVNLLDMGTQWKPQSEARDLYEGSDRATGQYKWSGTRVDLLLGSNSQLRALAEVYAAADAGEQFVKDFVAAWDKVMNLDRFDLH, encoded by the coding sequence ATGTCCAACGAATCCAAGTGTCCGTTCAAACACACCGCCGGCGAAGGCACCAGCAACCGTGACTGGTGGCCCGGCCAACTGAACCTGAAGATCCTCCACCAGCACTCGCACCTGTCCGACCCGATGGCCGAGGGCTTCGACTACGCCGCCGAATTCAACAGCCTGGACCTGGCCGCGGTGAAGCGCGACCTGCTGGCGTTGATGACCGATTCCCAACCCTGGTGGCCGGCGGATTTTGGCCACTACGGCCCGCTGTTCATCCGCATGGCCTGGCACAGCGCCGGCACCTACCGCATCGCCGATGGCCGTGGCGGCGCCGGGGGCGGGCAGCAGCGCTTCGCCCCGCTCAACAGCTGGCCGGACAACGTCAGCCTGGACAAGGCGCGGCGGCTGATCTGGCCGATCAAGCAGAAGTACGGGCGCAAGATCTCCTGGGCCGACCTGATCATCCTCACCGGCAACGTCGCCCTGGAATCCATGGGTTTTAAAACCTTCGGCTTTGCCGGTGGCCGCCAGGACGTCTGGGAGCCGGAAGACAACGTCTACTGGGGCAGCGAAACCACCTGGCTCGACGACCAGCGCTACAGCGGCGACCGCGAGCTGGAGAACCCCCTGGGGGCGGTGCAAATGGGCCTGATTTACGTCAACCCGGAAGGCCCCAACGGCAACCCCGACCCGCTGGCGGCGGCCCGGGACATCCGCGAAACCTTCGCCCGCATGGCCATGGACGACGAAGAAACCGTGGCCCTGATCGCCGGCGGCCACACCTTCGGCAAGACCCACGGCGCCGGCCCGGCGAGCCACGTCGGCCCGGAACCGGAAGCCGCCGGCCTGGAAGAGCAGGGCCTGGGCTGGAAAAGCAGCTTCGGCACGGGCGTCGGTGGCGACGCCATCACCAGCGGCCTGGAAGTGATCTGGACCACCACCCCGACCCGCTGGAGCAACGACTTCTTCGACCACCTGTTCGGCTTCGAATGGGAGCTGACCACCAGCCCCGCCGGCGCCCACCAATGGCGGCCCAAAGCCGGCGCCGGGGCCGACAGCGTGCCCGACCCCCACGACCCGAATAAACGCCGCACGCCGTCGATGCTCACCACCGACCTGTCGCTGCGTTTCGACCCGGCCTACGAGGCGATTTCCCGGCGCTTCCGTGAGCACCCCGAGCAACTGGCCGACGCCTTCTCCCGGGCCTGGTTCAAACTCACCCACCGCGACATGGGTCCGCGCGCCCGCTACCTGGGCCCGGAAGTGCCGGCCGAAGAGCTGATCTGGCAAGACCCGATTCCCGCCGTGAATCACCCGCTGATCGACGCCCAGGACATCCAGCAGCTCAAGGGCCAGATCCTCAATTCCGGCCTGTCGGTTGCGCAACTGGTGTCCACCGCCTGGGCCTCGGCCTCGACCTTTCGCGGCTCGGACAAGCGCGGCGGCGCCAACGGCGCACGGATTCGCCTGGTCCCGCAAAAAGACTGGGAGGTCAACCAGCCGCAGCAACTGGCCCAGGTGCTGCAAGGCCTGGAGGCCATCCAGAGCGCCTTCAACAGCGCGCAAAGCACAGGCAAGCGCGTATCCCTGGCCGACCTGATCGTCCTCGGCGGCTGCGCGGCGGTGGAGTTGGCGGCAAACAATGCCGGCTACAGCATCAGCGTACCGTTCGCCCCGGGGCGCATGGACGCCAGCCAGGAACAGACCGACGTCGAATCCTTCGCCGTGCTCGAACCCGTGGCCGATGGCTTTCGCAACTACCTCAAGCCGGTCAGCGGCGTCACCGCCGAAGCCCTGCTGGTGGACAGAGCGCAACTGCTGACCCTCACCGCCCCGCAACTGACCGTGCTGCTGGGCGGCCTGCGAGTGCTGGGGGCCAACGTCGGGCAATCGCCCCACGGCGTGTTCACCACTAGACCGCAGACCCTGAGCAACGACTTCTTCGTCAACCTGCTGGACATGGGCACCCAATGGAAACCCCAGTCCGAGGCCCGCGACCTGTACGAAGGCAGCGACCGCGCCACGGGCCAGTACAAATGGAGCGGTACTCGGGTCGACCTGCTGCTGGGCTCCAACTCGCAACTGCGGGCCCTGGCCGAGGTGTATGCAGCGGCGGATGCGGGTGAGCAGTTCGTGAAGGACTTTGTTGCGGCCTGGGACAAGGTCATGAACCTGGACCGGTTCGATTTGCACTGA
- a CDS encoding SGNH/GDSL hydrolase family protein, translating to MIRRACLAALLTMTAATAFGGPGYDHLYAFGDSYSDNGAGETFTRTMAAQKVKDAQELPGSLYWQGRWSNGPTAVEHLAQALKIPLTDYAIGGAKSGNGNYYAWMQPSRDTGVFGQIADHLKAAKTHKADPDALYFIFISANDFFEWADFAHPETIDVLGQNSVANIQKSTETLIAAGAKHLMVVGTTDLSHVPAVVQGNQVKNATQYQQILEQKLPAVLTTLANAHHVSIGYFDHLAFSNTLRAAPEVAGLKDLDTPCQATYPDVKPVCADPDSHYYWDEWHPTRKVHSLAAEAMLETLKASR from the coding sequence ATGATTCGACGCGCTTGCTTGGCCGCTCTATTGACCATGACTGCCGCAACCGCCTTTGGCGGCCCTGGCTACGATCATCTCTATGCGTTCGGTGACAGCTACTCTGACAATGGCGCGGGTGAAACCTTCACCCGAACCATGGCCGCGCAGAAGGTCAAAGATGCACAGGAGCTGCCCGGTTCGTTGTATTGGCAGGGACGCTGGAGCAATGGCCCCACCGCGGTCGAGCACTTGGCGCAGGCCTTGAAAATCCCCTTGACCGACTACGCCATTGGCGGCGCCAAAAGCGGCAACGGCAACTACTACGCCTGGATGCAGCCCTCTCGCGACACCGGGGTTTTCGGGCAAATCGCCGATCACCTGAAAGCCGCTAAAACACACAAGGCGGATCCGGATGCGCTGTATTTCATTTTCATCTCAGCCAACGACTTTTTTGAATGGGCCGACTTCGCGCACCCAGAAACGATCGACGTGCTTGGCCAGAACAGCGTGGCGAACATACAGAAGAGCACCGAGACGCTGATCGCCGCAGGGGCGAAGCACCTGATGGTGGTGGGGACCACGGATTTGAGCCATGTGCCGGCTGTGGTGCAGGGCAATCAAGTCAAGAACGCAACGCAATACCAGCAGATACTCGAACAAAAACTGCCCGCCGTGCTGACAACACTGGCTAACGCCCATCACGTGAGCATTGGCTACTTCGACCACCTGGCCTTCAGCAACACGCTTCGCGCGGCACCCGAGGTGGCGGGCCTGAAGGATCTGGATACCCCGTGCCAAGCCACCTACCCGGACGTCAAACCCGTGTGTGCGGATCCGGATAGCCATTACTACTGGGATGAATGGCACCCGACCCGCAAAGTCCACAGCCTGGCCGCCGAGGCGATGCTTGAAACGCTGAAAGCGAGCCGTTGA
- a CDS encoding DUF6360 family protein → MSIDRTTDYFESSEGAVRLWIEQGSAIHLKAISPHNDPVELTAEQALELAQALQRLAGRLAD, encoded by the coding sequence ATGTCGATTGACCGCACAACGGATTATTTCGAGAGCAGCGAGGGCGCCGTGCGCCTATGGATAGAGCAGGGCAGTGCCATTCATCTCAAGGCCATCAGCCCGCACAACGACCCCGTGGAACTGACGGCAGAACAGGCCCTGGAACTGGCCCAGGCACTGCAACGCTTGGCCGGCCGCCTGGCCGACTGA
- a CDS encoding phytanoyl-CoA dioxygenase family protein: protein MIDREQLHQNGYLLLRQAVPAGWLDELRAAFEAGVIGPEQWPVPRGPDWRHALVDLDARVQAVCRLPAVLAVAGELIGEGFFLAQVEGREPLAGGGHQVLHRDLSDQRLGDRVTALVYLDDYGPANGATRIVPGSHRPGEQLAPFDFSDESRALQLAGKAGDVLLFDADLVHGASLNPSGARRRSLLVSYCALGLYESHLQTLGLRAIRMDTSERFEPADFV from the coding sequence ATGATCGACCGCGAACAACTCCATCAAAACGGTTACCTGTTGCTGCGTCAGGCGGTGCCCGCCGGCTGGTTGGATGAGCTGCGGGCCGCTTTCGAGGCGGGGGTGATTGGGCCGGAGCAATGGCCGGTGCCTCGGGGGCCGGATTGGCGGCATGCGCTGGTGGATCTGGATGCACGGGTGCAGGCGGTGTGTCGCTTGCCGGCGGTGTTGGCGGTGGCCGGGGAGTTGATCGGGGAAGGCTTTTTTCTGGCTCAGGTGGAGGGCCGCGAGCCGTTGGCGGGGGGCGGTCATCAGGTATTGCACCGGGATCTGTCGGATCAGCGCCTCGGTGACCGGGTCACGGCGCTGGTCTATCTCGATGACTATGGGCCGGCCAATGGCGCGACGCGCATCGTGCCCGGCAGTCATCGCCCCGGGGAGCAGTTGGCGCCCTTCGATTTCAGTGATGAATCCCGAGCGTTGCAACTGGCGGGTAAGGCGGGGGACGTGCTGCTGTTCGATGCCGATCTGGTGCATGGGGCCAGTCTGAACCCCAGTGGTGCGCGCCGTCGCAGCTTGCTGGTCAGCTATTGCGCCCTGGGGCTGTATGAGTCCCATCTGCAGACGCTGGGCCTGCGTGCTATCCGCATGGACACCAGCGAGCGCTTCGAACCGGCGGATTTTGTCTGA
- a CDS encoding DUF3077 domain-containing protein, with translation MSHSNSIKTQGFVTFGQCADPELTLFRVNADVPLQQALEQASTLLYYAKKLALDAAMEEQGERYAWAAYFLAEMGKAVVDDVGLGLGAGGIRS, from the coding sequence ATGAGCCATTCAAACTCGATCAAAACCCAAGGCTTTGTCACCTTTGGCCAATGTGCCGATCCTGAACTAACGTTGTTTCGCGTCAATGCGGATGTGCCTTTGCAGCAGGCGTTGGAGCAGGCTTCGACGCTGTTGTACTACGCCAAGAAACTTGCGCTGGATGCGGCCATGGAAGAGCAGGGGGAGCGGTATGCGTGGGCTGCGTACTTTTTGGCGGAGATGGGGAAGGCGGTGGTTGATGATGTGGGGCTGGGGTTGGGGGCAGGAGGGATTCGGAGTTAA